A single genomic interval of Phocoena sinus isolate mPhoSin1 chromosome 15, mPhoSin1.pri, whole genome shotgun sequence harbors:
- the ASXL1 gene encoding polycomb group protein ASXL1 isoform X1, producing MKDKQKRKKERTWAEAARLVLENYSDAPMTPKQILQVIEAEGLKEMRSGTSPLACLNAMLHSNSRGGEGLFYKLPGRISLFTLKKDALQWSRSPAAVEGEEPEDTADVESCGSNEASTVSGENDVSLDETSSNASCSTESQSRPHSNPRDSYRASSQANKQKKKTGVMLPRVVLTPLKVNGAHVEPASGFSGRHADGESGSPSSSSSGSLALGSAAIRGQAEVTRDPAPLLRGFRKPATGQMKRNRGEEIDFETPGSILVNTNLRALINSRTFHALPSHFQQQLLFLLPEVDRQVGTDGLLRLSSSALNNEFFTHAAQSWRERLADGEFTHEMQVRIRQEMEKEKKVEQWKEKFFEDYYGQKLGLSKEESLQQNVGQEEVEIKSDLRVSGESTRPQRGPATRQRDGHFKKRSRPDLRTRARRNLYKKQEPEQAEVAKDTQSVAPDMPLYKDGEAKTDAAGVGGPHLPGTSSAAPNPESSEFQVETVASRIQPDPDDLAHVSTSPDRIPSLPQETVDQEPKDQKRKSFEQAASASFPEKKPRLEDRQSFRNTIESVHAEKPQPTKEEPKVPPIRIQLSRIKPPWVVKGQPTYQICPRIVPITESSCRGWTGTRTLADIKARALQVRGARGHHCHREAATTAIGGGGGPGGGGGGATDEGGGRGIGSGDGGEACGHPEPRGAPGTPGECASDLQRTQLLPPCPLNGEHVHPGTAVSRARREDLASPRKEKSYPRQRVPDGLRSGLEDASRLPIAPTGDQPCQALPPLPSKTPAPERLVEQPALHLGGRTECGSGTTSWERGNEERGPTIPLESSPVQALAGDVGLEEGTGQALDSDSNPTVKDPVNVTPSPIPEPSLAGSLQDRPFDDESGLGDSGPPMRESATRRENLKTEAPVSAGAAPWMPGLSNDEAAGRPEPDSREDVPSVTPQVGEEWEKAAPLVPASPGGLTAEEGLDPPDSLASLWTVPSPGCAASTGHDRRQLEGGKLKISGDSEVLSPQSESTDTASDFEGRFSEDSIEAEPSEAAVPKRASAVEQGEKHVWNRSTSLSKVNDDLSLVTRTDGMVAPQSWVSRVCAVPQKIPDSLLLASTEYQPRPVSLGRLASSVEATNPLVMQLLQGSLPLEKVLRPAHGGSKPESPRLPLTTEQSHDGSLYIGSLQDPAESSREVGSSSPSSLRASKESLLPESREASTGLARLEAAQAPGAPPKISKHALSLGSLYPVTNPVAASGKVEVDSKEQFSPFSFEDQKEAGDLSQCSNSSAAPGTSPGNLTTSRAPCFSSPIVVSSGPDQAGQALGDQNSAGGQGKKLFGSKNEAAALQCPRPVEPMPLPADAPPDFPSRKSGPSKNSVSGGVQTAREDWAPEPPPASVGSIKSEKTFGGGPLKANAENRNVAGPSPRELVDHLQGIPFVLDLPFWKLPREPGKGLSQPLEPSSIPSQLNIKQAFYGKLSKLQLSSTSFNYSSGSPTFAKGLAGSVVQLSHKANFGASHSASLSLQMFTDSSTVESISLQCACSLKAMIMCQGCGAFCHDDCIGPSKLCVLCLVVR from the exons AAGGATGCCCTGCAGTGGTCTCGCAGTCCGGCTGCAGTGGAGGGAGAGGAGCCAGAGGACACAGCTGATGTGGAGAGCTGTGGGTCTAATGAAGCCAGCACTGTGAGTGGTGAAAATGATG TTTCTCTCGATGAAACATCTTCTAATGCTTCCTGTTCTACCGAATCTCAGAGTCGGCCTCATTCCAATCCCAGGGACAGCTACAGAGCTTCCTCACAG GCGAACAAGCAGAAGAAGAAGACCGGGGTGATGCTGCCTCGAGTTGTCCTGACTCCTCTGAAGGTAAACGGGGCCCACGTGGAACCTGCATCAG GGTTCTCAGGCCGCCACGCCGATGGCGAGAGCGGCAGCCCgtccagcagcagcagtggctcTCTGGCCCTGGGCAGCGCTGCTATTCGTGGCCAGGCCGAGGTCACCCGGGACCCTGCCCCGCTCCTGAGAGGCTTCCGGAAGCCGGCCACAG GTCAAATGAAGCGCAACAGAGGGGAAGAGATAGATTTTGAGACGCCTGGGTCCATTCTCGTCAACACCAACCTCCGGGCCCTCATCAACTCTCGGACCTTCCATGCCCTGCCGTCCCACTTCCAGCAGCagctcctcttcctcctgcctgaAGTGGACAGACAG GTGGGGACCGATGGCCTGTTGCGTCTCAGCAGCAGTGCACTGAACAACGAGTTTTTCACCCACGCGGCTCAGAGCTGGCGGGAACGCCTGGCTGATG GCGAATTCACTCATGAGATGCAAGTCAGGATACGAcaggaaatggagaaggaaaagaaggtggaacaatggaaagaaaagttCTTCGAAGACTACTATGGACAGAA GTTGGGTTTAAGCAAAGAAGAGTCATTGCAGCAGAATGTGGGCCAGGAGGAGGTTGAAATCAAGAGTGACTTGCGTGTCTCGGGAGAATCAACACGACCGCAGCGTGGCCCGGCCACCCGGCAGCGAGATGGGCATTTCAAGAAACGCTCTCGGCCAGATCTCCGAACCAGAGCCCGAAGGAATCTGTACAAAAAACAGGAGCCAGAACAAGCAGAGGTTGCTAAAGACACACAGTCTGTGGCACCAGACATGCCCCTGTACAAGGATGGGGAGGCTAAGACCGATGCAGCAGGGGTGGGCGGTCCCCACCTGCCTGGCACATCTTCCGCAGCACCCAACCCAGAGAGTTCCGAATTCCAGGTGGAAACTGTGGCTTCCCGGATCCAGCCCGATCCAGACGACCTGGCACATGTCTCCACGTCTCCAGACAGAATTCCCAGCTTGCCTCAGGAGACCGTGGATCAGGAACCCAAGGATCAGAAGAGGAAATCCTTTGAGCAGGCGGCCTCTGCATCCTTTCCCGAAAAGAAGCCCCGGCTTGAAGATCGTCAGTCCTTTCGTAACACAATTGAAAGTGTTCACGCCGAAAAGCCACAGCCCACCAAAGAGGAGCCCAAAGTCCCGCCCATCCGG ATTCAACTTTCACGTATCAAACCACCCTGGGTGGTTAAAGGTCAGCCCACTTACCAGATATGCCCCCGCATCGTCCCCATCACGGAGTCCTCATGTCGGGGCTGGACTGGCACCAGGACCCTTGCAGACattaaagcccgtgctctgcaggtCCGAGGGGCGAGAGGCCACCACTGCCATCGAGAGGCGGCCACCACTGCCATCGGAGGGGGGGGTGGCCCGGGTGGAGGTGGCGGCGGGGCCACCGATGAGGGAGGTGGCAGAGGCATCggcagtggtgatggtggtgaggcCTGTGGCCACCCTGAGCCCAGGGGAGCCCCAGGTACCCCTGGAGAGTGTGCGTCAGATCTACAGCGAACACAACTACTGCCGCCTTGTCCTCTAAATGGGGAGCATGTCCATCCTGGAACTGCCGTGTCCAGAGCCAGGAGAGAGGACCTGGCTTCTCCCAGAAAGGAGAAGAGCTACCCACGACAGAGGGTTCCAGATGGCCTCAGAAGCGGGCTGGAAGATGCTTCCCGACTTCCCATTGCTCCCACTGGGGACCAGCCATGCCAGGCCTTACCCCCACTGCCCTCCAAAACCCCGGCACCTGAGCGATTAGTTGAGCAGCCTGCGTTGCATCTGGGAGGTAGAACTGAATGTGGGTCTGGTACCACTTCCTGGGAAAGGGGTAATGAGGAGCGAGGACCCACCATCCCCCTGGAGAGCAGTCCTGTTCAGGCTCTAGCGGGGGATGTTGGATTAGAAGAAGGAACCGGCCAGGCTCTAGACAGTGACAGTAATCCCACCGTGAAGGATCCTGTGAATGTGACCCCCAGTCCCATCCCTGAACCATCGTTGGCCGGTTCCCTGCAGGACAGACCATTTGATGATGAATCAGGACTTGGTGACTCGGGCCCACCCATGAGGGAAAGTGCTACTAGACGAGAAAACTTGAAAACCGAGGCTCCCGTCTCCGCTGGTGCTGCTCCTTGGATGCCTGGCCTGTCAAATGACGAGGCAGCGGGACGGCCTGAACCCGACTCCAGAGAAGACGTCCCATCCGTTACGCCGCAGGTTGGAGAGGAGTGGGAGAAAGCTGCTCCCCTCGTTCCAGCGTCACCTGGGGGGTTGACAGCTGAGGAGGGTCTGGATCCCCCCGACAGCTTGGCTTCACTCTGGACAGTGCCATCTCCAGGGTGTGCTGCCAGCACCGGCCACGACCGCAGGCAGCTGGAAGGTGGAAAGCTGAAAATCAGTGGGGACTCTGAAGTGCTGAGCCCTCAGAGCGAGTCCACAGACACAGCCTCTGACTTTGAAGGCCGCTTCTCTGAGGACAGCATTGAGGCCGAGCCTAGTGAAGCTGCGGTGCCGAAGAGGGCCTCAGCGGTGGAGCAGGGTGAGAAACACGTTTGGAACCGCTCCACCTCACTCTCCAAGGTGAACGATGACCTGAGTCTGGTCACAAGGACAGACGGGATGGTTGCTCCACAGAGCTGGGTGTCTCGAGTGTGTGCGGTTCCCCAGAAGATCCCGGACTCCCTGTTACTGGCCAGTACCGAGTACCAGCCGAGGCCTGTGTCCCTGGGCAGGCTCGCGTCCTCGGTGGAGGCTACTAACCCCCTCGTGATGCAGTTGCTGCAGGGCAGCTTGCCCCTAGAGAAGGTTCTTCGTCCAGCCCACGGTGGCAGCAAACCCGAATCCCCACGACTCCCACTGACAACAGAGCAGAGCCATGACGGCTCCCTGTATATCGGATCTTTGCAAGACCCTGCGGAAAGCAGTCGTGAGGTTGGCAGTAGCAGTCCCAGTTCTTTAAGAGCTTCGAAGGAGTCTCTTCTACCTGAGAGCCGTGAAGCAAGCACCGGCCTTGCCAGGCTGGAGGCCGCCCAGGCTCCTGGAGCGCCCCCAAAGATTTCCAAGCACGCCCTGAGTTTAGGCTCCCTATATCCAGTGACAAATCCAGTGGCTGCCTCTGGGAAAGTAGAAGTGGATTCCAAAGAGCAGTTCTCTCCCTTTAGCTTTGAAGATCAGAAGGAAGCTGGTGACCTGTCCCAGTGCAGTAATTCAAGTGCCGCCCCAGGCACGAGTCCGGGAAATCTCACTACCTCGAGAGCCCCTTGTTTCTCATCTCCAATTGTGGTCTCCTCGGGTCCCGATCAGGCAGGTCAGGCCCTGGGTGATCAGAACAGTGCTGGAGGCCAAGGGAAGAAGCTCTTTGGCTCCAAAAACGAGGCTGCAGCCCTTCAGTGCCCCCGGCCTGTGGAGCCAATGCCTCTGCCTGCTGATGCCCCTCCCGATTTTCCCAGCAGGAAGTCGGGGCCAAGCAAAAACTCTGTGTCTGGTGGGGTACAGACGGCCAGGGAAGACTGGGCTCCAGAGCCACCGCCTGCCTCTGTTGGCAGCATCAAGAGCGAGAAGACTTTTGGTGGGGGGCCTCTCAAGGCGAATGCAGAGAACAGAAATGTAGCGGGGCCTAGTCCTCGGGAGCTGGTGGATCACTTGCAAGGGATCCCCTTTGTCCTTGATTTGCCCTTCTGGAAATTACCCCGAGAGCCTGGGAAAGGGCTCAGTCAGCCTCTAGAgccttcttccatcccctcccaGCTCAACATCAAACAGGCATTTTATGGGAAGCTTTCCAAACTCCAGCTAAGTTCCACCAGCTTTAATTATTCCTCTGGCTCCCCCACCTTTGCCAAAGGCCTTGCCGGAAGTGTGGTGCAGCTGAGCCACAAAGCAAACTTTGGTGCAAGCCACAGCGCATCACTTTCCTTGCAGAT
- the ASXL1 gene encoding polycomb group protein ASXL1 isoform X4, translating to MLAIWTSSLVQCLIQKDALQWSRSPAAVEGEEPEDTADVESCGSNEASTVSGENDVSLDETSSNASCSTESQSRPHSNPRDSYRASSQANKQKKKTGVMLPRVVLTPLKVNGAHVEPASGFSGRHADGESGSPSSSSSGSLALGSAAIRGQAEVTRDPAPLLRGFRKPATGQMKRNRGEEIDFETPGSILVNTNLRALINSRTFHALPSHFQQQLLFLLPEVDRQVGTDGLLRLSSSALNNEFFTHAAQSWRERLADGEFTHEMQVRIRQEMEKEKKVEQWKEKFFEDYYGQKLGLSKEESLQQNVGQEEVEIKSDLRVSGESTRPQRGPATRQRDGHFKKRSRPDLRTRARRNLYKKQEPEQAEVAKDTQSVAPDMPLYKDGEAKTDAAGVGGPHLPGTSSAAPNPESSEFQVETVASRIQPDPDDLAHVSTSPDRIPSLPQETVDQEPKDQKRKSFEQAASASFPEKKPRLEDRQSFRNTIESVHAEKPQPTKEEPKVPPIRIQLSRIKPPWVVKGQPTYQICPRIVPITESSCRGWTGTRTLADIKARALQVRGARGHHCHREAATTAIGGGGGPGGGGGGATDEGGGRGIGSGDGGEACGHPEPRGAPGTPGECASDLQRTQLLPPCPLNGEHVHPGTAVSRARREDLASPRKEKSYPRQRVPDGLRSGLEDASRLPIAPTGDQPCQALPPLPSKTPAPERLVEQPALHLGGRTECGSGTTSWERGNEERGPTIPLESSPVQALAGDVGLEEGTGQALDSDSNPTVKDPVNVTPSPIPEPSLAGSLQDRPFDDESGLGDSGPPMRESATRRENLKTEAPVSAGAAPWMPGLSNDEAAGRPEPDSREDVPSVTPQVGEEWEKAAPLVPASPGGLTAEEGLDPPDSLASLWTVPSPGCAASTGHDRRQLEGGKLKISGDSEVLSPQSESTDTASDFEGRFSEDSIEAEPSEAAVPKRASAVEQGEKHVWNRSTSLSKVNDDLSLVTRTDGMVAPQSWVSRVCAVPQKIPDSLLLASTEYQPRPVSLGRLASSVEATNPLVMQLLQGSLPLEKVLRPAHGGSKPESPRLPLTTEQSHDGSLYIGSLQDPAESSREVGSSSPSSLRASKESLLPESREASTGLARLEAAQAPGAPPKISKHALSLGSLYPVTNPVAASGKVEVDSKEQFSPFSFEDQKEAGDLSQCSNSSAAPGTSPGNLTTSRAPCFSSPIVVSSGPDQAGQALGDQNSAGGQGKKLFGSKNEAAALQCPRPVEPMPLPADAPPDFPSRKSGPSKNSVSGGVQTAREDWAPEPPPASVGSIKSEKTFGGGPLKANAENRNVAGPSPRELVDHLQGIPFVLDLPFWKLPREPGKGLSQPLEPSSIPSQLNIKQAFYGKLSKLQLSSTSFNYSSGSPTFAKGLAGSVVQLSHKANFGASHSASLSLQMFTDSSTVESISLQCACSLKAMIMCQGCGAFCHDDCIGPSKLCVLCLVVR from the exons ATGTTGGCCATCTGGACATCCTCTTTGGTACAGTGCCTAATACAG AAGGATGCCCTGCAGTGGTCTCGCAGTCCGGCTGCAGTGGAGGGAGAGGAGCCAGAGGACACAGCTGATGTGGAGAGCTGTGGGTCTAATGAAGCCAGCACTGTGAGTGGTGAAAATGATG TTTCTCTCGATGAAACATCTTCTAATGCTTCCTGTTCTACCGAATCTCAGAGTCGGCCTCATTCCAATCCCAGGGACAGCTACAGAGCTTCCTCACAG GCGAACAAGCAGAAGAAGAAGACCGGGGTGATGCTGCCTCGAGTTGTCCTGACTCCTCTGAAGGTAAACGGGGCCCACGTGGAACCTGCATCAG GGTTCTCAGGCCGCCACGCCGATGGCGAGAGCGGCAGCCCgtccagcagcagcagtggctcTCTGGCCCTGGGCAGCGCTGCTATTCGTGGCCAGGCCGAGGTCACCCGGGACCCTGCCCCGCTCCTGAGAGGCTTCCGGAAGCCGGCCACAG GTCAAATGAAGCGCAACAGAGGGGAAGAGATAGATTTTGAGACGCCTGGGTCCATTCTCGTCAACACCAACCTCCGGGCCCTCATCAACTCTCGGACCTTCCATGCCCTGCCGTCCCACTTCCAGCAGCagctcctcttcctcctgcctgaAGTGGACAGACAG GTGGGGACCGATGGCCTGTTGCGTCTCAGCAGCAGTGCACTGAACAACGAGTTTTTCACCCACGCGGCTCAGAGCTGGCGGGAACGCCTGGCTGATG GCGAATTCACTCATGAGATGCAAGTCAGGATACGAcaggaaatggagaaggaaaagaaggtggaacaatggaaagaaaagttCTTCGAAGACTACTATGGACAGAA GTTGGGTTTAAGCAAAGAAGAGTCATTGCAGCAGAATGTGGGCCAGGAGGAGGTTGAAATCAAGAGTGACTTGCGTGTCTCGGGAGAATCAACACGACCGCAGCGTGGCCCGGCCACCCGGCAGCGAGATGGGCATTTCAAGAAACGCTCTCGGCCAGATCTCCGAACCAGAGCCCGAAGGAATCTGTACAAAAAACAGGAGCCAGAACAAGCAGAGGTTGCTAAAGACACACAGTCTGTGGCACCAGACATGCCCCTGTACAAGGATGGGGAGGCTAAGACCGATGCAGCAGGGGTGGGCGGTCCCCACCTGCCTGGCACATCTTCCGCAGCACCCAACCCAGAGAGTTCCGAATTCCAGGTGGAAACTGTGGCTTCCCGGATCCAGCCCGATCCAGACGACCTGGCACATGTCTCCACGTCTCCAGACAGAATTCCCAGCTTGCCTCAGGAGACCGTGGATCAGGAACCCAAGGATCAGAAGAGGAAATCCTTTGAGCAGGCGGCCTCTGCATCCTTTCCCGAAAAGAAGCCCCGGCTTGAAGATCGTCAGTCCTTTCGTAACACAATTGAAAGTGTTCACGCCGAAAAGCCACAGCCCACCAAAGAGGAGCCCAAAGTCCCGCCCATCCGG ATTCAACTTTCACGTATCAAACCACCCTGGGTGGTTAAAGGTCAGCCCACTTACCAGATATGCCCCCGCATCGTCCCCATCACGGAGTCCTCATGTCGGGGCTGGACTGGCACCAGGACCCTTGCAGACattaaagcccgtgctctgcaggtCCGAGGGGCGAGAGGCCACCACTGCCATCGAGAGGCGGCCACCACTGCCATCGGAGGGGGGGGTGGCCCGGGTGGAGGTGGCGGCGGGGCCACCGATGAGGGAGGTGGCAGAGGCATCggcagtggtgatggtggtgaggcCTGTGGCCACCCTGAGCCCAGGGGAGCCCCAGGTACCCCTGGAGAGTGTGCGTCAGATCTACAGCGAACACAACTACTGCCGCCTTGTCCTCTAAATGGGGAGCATGTCCATCCTGGAACTGCCGTGTCCAGAGCCAGGAGAGAGGACCTGGCTTCTCCCAGAAAGGAGAAGAGCTACCCACGACAGAGGGTTCCAGATGGCCTCAGAAGCGGGCTGGAAGATGCTTCCCGACTTCCCATTGCTCCCACTGGGGACCAGCCATGCCAGGCCTTACCCCCACTGCCCTCCAAAACCCCGGCACCTGAGCGATTAGTTGAGCAGCCTGCGTTGCATCTGGGAGGTAGAACTGAATGTGGGTCTGGTACCACTTCCTGGGAAAGGGGTAATGAGGAGCGAGGACCCACCATCCCCCTGGAGAGCAGTCCTGTTCAGGCTCTAGCGGGGGATGTTGGATTAGAAGAAGGAACCGGCCAGGCTCTAGACAGTGACAGTAATCCCACCGTGAAGGATCCTGTGAATGTGACCCCCAGTCCCATCCCTGAACCATCGTTGGCCGGTTCCCTGCAGGACAGACCATTTGATGATGAATCAGGACTTGGTGACTCGGGCCCACCCATGAGGGAAAGTGCTACTAGACGAGAAAACTTGAAAACCGAGGCTCCCGTCTCCGCTGGTGCTGCTCCTTGGATGCCTGGCCTGTCAAATGACGAGGCAGCGGGACGGCCTGAACCCGACTCCAGAGAAGACGTCCCATCCGTTACGCCGCAGGTTGGAGAGGAGTGGGAGAAAGCTGCTCCCCTCGTTCCAGCGTCACCTGGGGGGTTGACAGCTGAGGAGGGTCTGGATCCCCCCGACAGCTTGGCTTCACTCTGGACAGTGCCATCTCCAGGGTGTGCTGCCAGCACCGGCCACGACCGCAGGCAGCTGGAAGGTGGAAAGCTGAAAATCAGTGGGGACTCTGAAGTGCTGAGCCCTCAGAGCGAGTCCACAGACACAGCCTCTGACTTTGAAGGCCGCTTCTCTGAGGACAGCATTGAGGCCGAGCCTAGTGAAGCTGCGGTGCCGAAGAGGGCCTCAGCGGTGGAGCAGGGTGAGAAACACGTTTGGAACCGCTCCACCTCACTCTCCAAGGTGAACGATGACCTGAGTCTGGTCACAAGGACAGACGGGATGGTTGCTCCACAGAGCTGGGTGTCTCGAGTGTGTGCGGTTCCCCAGAAGATCCCGGACTCCCTGTTACTGGCCAGTACCGAGTACCAGCCGAGGCCTGTGTCCCTGGGCAGGCTCGCGTCCTCGGTGGAGGCTACTAACCCCCTCGTGATGCAGTTGCTGCAGGGCAGCTTGCCCCTAGAGAAGGTTCTTCGTCCAGCCCACGGTGGCAGCAAACCCGAATCCCCACGACTCCCACTGACAACAGAGCAGAGCCATGACGGCTCCCTGTATATCGGATCTTTGCAAGACCCTGCGGAAAGCAGTCGTGAGGTTGGCAGTAGCAGTCCCAGTTCTTTAAGAGCTTCGAAGGAGTCTCTTCTACCTGAGAGCCGTGAAGCAAGCACCGGCCTTGCCAGGCTGGAGGCCGCCCAGGCTCCTGGAGCGCCCCCAAAGATTTCCAAGCACGCCCTGAGTTTAGGCTCCCTATATCCAGTGACAAATCCAGTGGCTGCCTCTGGGAAAGTAGAAGTGGATTCCAAAGAGCAGTTCTCTCCCTTTAGCTTTGAAGATCAGAAGGAAGCTGGTGACCTGTCCCAGTGCAGTAATTCAAGTGCCGCCCCAGGCACGAGTCCGGGAAATCTCACTACCTCGAGAGCCCCTTGTTTCTCATCTCCAATTGTGGTCTCCTCGGGTCCCGATCAGGCAGGTCAGGCCCTGGGTGATCAGAACAGTGCTGGAGGCCAAGGGAAGAAGCTCTTTGGCTCCAAAAACGAGGCTGCAGCCCTTCAGTGCCCCCGGCCTGTGGAGCCAATGCCTCTGCCTGCTGATGCCCCTCCCGATTTTCCCAGCAGGAAGTCGGGGCCAAGCAAAAACTCTGTGTCTGGTGGGGTACAGACGGCCAGGGAAGACTGGGCTCCAGAGCCACCGCCTGCCTCTGTTGGCAGCATCAAGAGCGAGAAGACTTTTGGTGGGGGGCCTCTCAAGGCGAATGCAGAGAACAGAAATGTAGCGGGGCCTAGTCCTCGGGAGCTGGTGGATCACTTGCAAGGGATCCCCTTTGTCCTTGATTTGCCCTTCTGGAAATTACCCCGAGAGCCTGGGAAAGGGCTCAGTCAGCCTCTAGAgccttcttccatcccctcccaGCTCAACATCAAACAGGCATTTTATGGGAAGCTTTCCAAACTCCAGCTAAGTTCCACCAGCTTTAATTATTCCTCTGGCTCCCCCACCTTTGCCAAAGGCCTTGCCGGAAGTGTGGTGCAGCTGAGCCACAAAGCAAACTTTGGTGCAAGCCACAGCGCATCACTTTCCTTGCAGAT